The genomic stretch TTACTATGAAGGCTAAGCTTCGGAGTCTTTCATAAAATGCCATTTCACTTAAGAGGTAACTGAAGGAACATATTGATGAGGCACTGGTCAGTAGTAGACTGTGGCtaagaataaaaaagtaaagcagtataaataaattataattaaaaaagagagtATCTCTCAAAGCAGACAGCAGTCCTCTTCATCTGCTTTATTCCATACCAGTGCTGCCTAAGGCTCCCTTTGGAAGGAAGATAATGATACAGACCTTCATACTGGACAGCTTTTCAGCTTTGAGTGCTTGAAATAGGAGGCCTCTACATCACAGGAACTGCCCATGCCCCTGTTTACTGTGTAATATAGGCTGGATGTGCTCATTATGCCTCCTCCATTGTATAACAAGGAGTGGAAAGAACAATGAATTGCACAGTTGTCTCttaaaaacaccaaaccacTGCAGAAGAAAGTATTGCTAGAACTAGGCTACCTAATTAGACATGTAAAATTTTAAGGATGAAAGCTGTATCCTGTATTCAGCCATCCTGTATAAAATTCAGTCTCAGTTAATAAACCCATATGCATGTCAACTCCAAAAATTTCCTTAAATTGCAATTCCTTAAACTACTGGTTCTTCTGCAGATGAGAAAGCAGGCAGCATCTGATTTACAAGTGCTGAGAGCGGAACTGACACAGAAGAAGATTCACTCAGCTTTAATTCGCCGGTCCAGAAAATGAGGAATTTAAGGGGATGACATGACTTTAACAGCCATAAAGTCTCCAGAAGCTCTGTAATGTTTATAGAAGATCACAATTATAGAACATTTGCCTGTATGTTCTTGAAATTATCTTGTAAAAAGACACCAACTATATAAATGTTGTGGAATTTGTATACTAGGGTACTGAGGTACTGCGGCTCACTTTTTACATCTcacttttaatataacattaGTCAGCTACTTAAATATACAGTTTAACCTAGTAACATGTCTAAAACAAAGTGATTTTAGAAGTGCCAATTAGTGAATTGTGTAACATCACATTGGTATGCTGATGTTCTTTCATTAACAAAATACCTACCAAGAAAATAAACCTATAATCTATAACCTCTTGTTCTTATTTTCAGGCATGCACATTACATTTTTGgaaaatgattaaaataaatcttctgTAGAACTACAGCATCAGGAATCCTTTATTTACCTATTTATTGAAGTACATTTTTGTCACTATAAGTACGCTTACCTATAAATTGCCATATTAAGTATGAACAAAATCTCAGATGATCTTATTTCATATCTACCCATTTTTGTTCCCTTTCTAATTAAGAAAGCTACATGGACATTAACCATCTTATGTAGTTAATAGAGGAGCAAGCTATGTCTTGTGCAAGCTATGATGATGATCCTGCTCCAATTTACAGTATTGCATATTCTGCCTTTCTTTAAACTCAAGCTTATGCATGTGCTTAGATAACAATTCTCTTTTTCTAGCTCTCCTCTTTGCCTCTTTGCAGTACCTGATGTTATTATCTTAAGCAGAACAAATAATATGCTAGGAATTAATGTCAcataaaaagctgtatttattaGTGGAAGTGAAACACTAATGGGAAATCAGtaataaaccaaaaaaattaTGCAGCTCTCGAAAGGACTAATTTCAAACATCTTAGTCAAACCACTTTTTatccaatttattttcttcaagatAGGATTTATCAAATATTTTAGTGGGAAAGTATTAAATCTCTAAAGTCATTTGGCCTTCAGTTAGTTAGGAATTTGTAGGTCAGATGATCCACTCCAGAAGACCTCTCAGTTTCAGAAGTATCTCTCTCTCAGTATGTTAGCATATGGATATAAATAGTAATACAAATTCTGAAGTGTCTGTATGTCAAGTAAGCTTCACAGTTTCTCCTAACTAGTTCTGGCGGAGAGCCCTCTGATTTTCCAAGGGATTGCTTTTCCTTGCATGAGAGCAGTACGCTTCATGGTCTGCTTCCCATTATCAGTAATATCAACCAGTCAAACACTCACATGAAGTCTTCTAGTCTTCTCCTCAGTAGCCATTATGGTAATGCTGCTACTTTATGGTGTAAATATTCACCAAGAGGAAAAAGCtgaacccaaccaaccaacaaaaaaaaaaccccaaaccaacccacaacTGATGACATATatctaattaaataaaatgtttaattaatgGAGTCGATTTAAGCAGGGCACTTTAATCTGGTTGTGAAAGAGTCCtgagaagcagagaagcagTGTGGGCTGTAAGCTGTGGAACAAGTAAAGCATAAACAGCCAATGCTGTTTACCAAGAAAGCAttgtatttaacaaaaaatCCTGTAAACACCAATCTTTCTACCActacatacattttaaaaagttacCCAATTTCTCTAggttaattattttaagaaaaatatgaaatagaaagaaaatacatctcATCTCAGAGGCAATAccgcaccaaaaaaaaaattaacaacagGCTACTGACTGAAGTTTAAAGTGTGTGGAAATTAGCAACTCATTAAATAAGCTTCTGAGTTCTGGTTTTCAGGAAGTAAAGAAGGTTGAAGTGGAAGAAGACATCATCCAGGTCCTCTCCCTATTAATGCTCCTTCTTCATGATAAGGTCCAAGATTTTTGGCTTTTGAAACTAAGGAATTTAGTGATACATAAACATGGTGAAACTGGAGTTCACTGAGCATTCTTTTCCAGCAACAAGCCTGATAGAAACCTTAATGGCAACTACTTCATGTTATATAATTTCTTCAGTCCATAAACTATTTTAGTATCTAGAAAAGTAACCAAGTACAAGCACAAGTTTCACCAAGCTGCATGTAAGCAACAGTCTGTGTCTCCAGTATTCTGAGTTTAATCTGATCTGCGAGTGACTTACTTGTGTAAAATATAGGTTGGAGTGGGAAGTCAGAAAGCTGCACCATGCGACCCCAGAATGAACACTTGCAGCACCAGGCAGCCTTAGCAAAGGATCTTTAGGAGAGTGCCCCTATAAATCCACTGCTTGGATTTACTTGTTACCAGGTACACACTGGGTTCAAGCTTCAACCAACTTACAGTAGTTGTGAAAAACGAAAAAGATGAGCAGGCTTTAAAAACACCACACTGCTAAATCAACACTGGAACTTTTGGAAGCATGAAAATACGGCTTTGCATACAAAATAACAAGATGAACTGGGCtagttctcatttttctttttaatcatggTATATTTACATAAAGTCAAAATTATGATAGTATAAGTCATAATAAAAAATTACCAATTTTCACTATTTTAAATCAAGGGTTCAGATAGTTCTTCCGGTGTCAGGGCCTGCCACATTGCTTCAGTTTGTTGTTCTGCTACAGCTTCCCTGGAATAGTCAAGACTATTTCCGTTCCACATGCCAATGCCTCTTAAACCTCGATTCTTTGCATATGCTGCTTTTagagagatgctgcgagggtcATCATACCATACTTGGTGGAAGCGACCAAGAGAATCCTaggaaaacatttaaacacTCGTGTCAGTATCTACTTATCTATATAAACATGATAAACTAAAGTTCATTGAGTTTTGACTGCATTGTCTGTTGAATGCAGTGAAAAGTACGATTAAAACCTGAGACACACAAGCTGTGCAGATTTCCATAATGACGCTTTCCTGATTTACAAATGATTTTTCACACACaacaattaaaaatttaaagtcAAATACATGgctattttttttacttgtagAATCTAACTTATAAAACAGTGTCACTTTTTACTGAAGTTAAAGGAAAAGACTGagctaatttgtattttaatatgatTCTGAAATCAGCTAAAATCCCAGACGCACTATCTAACCTAACAGGTGAATTTAGTTAGAGattcagtgctttttttccagcaatAAACAGTTTTAGAGGAGGTTATAGAATTTTGTAAAAGTAATGTTGCTTTGACATGGTCATTGCTTACAATACCTTTTAATCATCTACATGTGAAACTTCAAATTATGTCCAAAGAAACAAGATGAAATGCATACGTTGTGTAGTTCATGTAAGCACAATCATTCGAGAACATGCATGCAAGCCACTGGGCTGGAAAAACTTAAGAGCATCTCAGAATCTGTTTTAAAGTCATCAACTTAATACAGGTAGCTGTAGCAGTGAAGGACGGAGCTATAGGATTTCTTTGTGCCAAAACATCTTTTTTGACATGACAGAATCTCTTGAGAAAAAACTGCACAgtaataaagatttttattattcctgTAGTCTTCAGTCACTGCACCCCTctttcagaacagaaatttAAGAGACGGAAATCCAGATAACCTTTACTACAcacaaaaaatgtagaaaacaaacaggagaATCTAACCCTGAACTCTTCATAATCAAAGAACTATGGTTCATGAACGTTTACTCCACAACATGGTGTCTTATAAAAAGACTCTTACCTTGTATTCATAAAATGGAGACTTCTGTACCTCATCCCATAGTGTCCCTGAAAAGGAACTGTTCACCTGCTTCATGATTGCTCTATAGGGGACCTGACTCCCGGCAGCATCGCTGCAAGGAGCCCCACGGAAAGGTACTTTGGAAAGGGAACAAACATGATCCTGAAAAAAAAGCGGAAGGTATGGGTTTCATCTTACATAGATTTACTGAACTCCAAAATAGCAGTacagccaaaaccaaaatcataAACGGGTCTAAAAAATCCAAAATCTTCAAAAATACCTGTATGTATGGAcagatttaattaaaacagttagattttgttttctgtgtagtAATAGAGAAGATTGGATGGACATCGCTCAGCTTACACAGTTGTCTTatcttttcccctttaattCTCTGTTACTTTTGTCCCACATATGATGTTTGAGACTGCATGATTCATCCATAAACTGCTATACTTTTAACAGTCATATGGTTTTAGCACTCTATGGTTTGTTGCATCTAGTCTTTAAGCAGTGAGCTTAGTGACTCTGTTGAGAAGGCAGACAGATACAAGCACTGTGGCACCTTTGGACATCATCTCCTCTACAGATAACGTCTATAGCTCCTTAGTCAAACATGGTGCTTGGATATCATGGGGTTCAGGTTGCCTATGGAGAGATAAAATGCCTTGTTTGGTACCACACTGCTTATCAGTTAGCCCATCATCCTGAGCCCCAGCTTTATACTCTTATTCATCAGACCACAGTTATTTCTTAATCCAAAAACTGTATCACCAAATTCTAGGTatctctttcaaaaaaaaaaaaaaaaaccaaaccagtatGATTGCAAATGAATAATCTTCATCTTACCTTAGACAGGTTTTGGCAGACATAGTCATAGCCATACCAGGGGACACCCATCACAAGCTTCTTAGGATCAATGCCCATAGTAATGTACTCTTCATATCCTAGTTTTGAAGGAAATACAAATTCAGATGCACTATTGCATTTCCACGTTTTTTATTCCTAAAACTAATCTAAAGCCAGAGTCAAGATAGGACTTGGATGATCCCAGACAGAGGCTAAGGTGCAAGCTCTGCTGTACCTCCCACCTGCATATTCCTAGACCTCTTCTATTCAGATTTTAGTTACTGCTCTAGCTGTTCACACTTAAAACCAGCTGCCCATAGTAGCAGTTTACCAGGATAAGAGACATTTCCAGTTCTTTGCAAGCCCAGGCAGACACCATTGCTTGGGCTGCCATTTGTCATTCTAAATGTGCTCCTAACAATTAAGACCTAGACAATTACATGTAACAACACACAACTACTAAAGGTCTATCTGTAGTGTCATAAGGGTCTGAGCTTCTATTTCACATTAGAACAACACATATTTGAGCACACTTGAAAGCCTTAcacaaccaaaaaagaaaaggcaatcTTTGCCATCTATTCACGTGAACAAATGGAAATGTCCTGACTCCCGGGGAGGTGTTTTGTCCTCACCAACCAAAGTCTGCAGGTAAGGAGCATTGGCTTTTGCAATACAGTCTGTCCAGATCTGGCTCTGTTCATCATATGACATCACAAATAAAAAGTCACAGGCATCTGCAATCCCAGTATAGTTGTAGCACCTTCTATCTATGCATGCAGGAGACCAAGCCACATCAAATGTTACCTGCAGGAAAAAGGCACAACAAGTCAGTACCATGCATGGCACTTGGGtgctcttgttttctctttaaaaaaacctgtaaCTTCTAAAGACAGTGTTTCTGCAATGTTGCCAAGTGTTTAACACACCATGATATTAACTACAGACGCAGCTGCTCAGGTGATAAAGAAACCAGATAATAAACAGTGAGTGCCCCATCAGTGATTCACAACACCAAAGAAATTATAACATGAAAACCATCTGATCAAAAATCTGAAGCATGATGCAAATCCTTAAAACTTCAGTGATGGGTTTACCAAAACATTGTCAAGCTTTTGGACCAGAAGGCTGCATGTGCCCTACTTTCAAAGATCCATTAAGTCACATTAATAGCTGCCAGCTCCACAGGGCAATAACATTCTTATCCACAAATCTCAGTGAAATCCTTACTCAATTTAAGTTCACACAGGTCAAAAAGAGCGATTCTTATGACAGAGTATCACAGCTAACTTTCTAATTGACCATTCTTGAGAATATCACAAAATCTGCACAAAAATTTTCATATTCATATACTAAACAGCACTCTGAAAACTGCTCACAGTTCATGAAGTTAATGTTTGTGTAAAGTACATGATTATTACCTGTGATCCAGGTATTTCTCTGTGAAAAGCATCTGTAGTTTCTTTAACAAGATCTGTTAATGCATAATACTCAGGAGAGGTTTCGTTAACTTCTTGCTCTATATCTATGTTAATCCCATCCATATACTGCTTTTTTGCAAGGTCCACCTGTTGGGATATCCAcactgctcttttagcaggatCAACAATTTCCTGAAGAGGTACATCACCTAGACAAGAGGCCTTCAAGAGTTAACCCATATTTGCACACAGTAACAGTAAGGAGGAAAGGTTTGTCCTTACTAAACCAACAACCAATCACAATTAAAAACTCCCCACACTCATACTGGCAAAATGCAAAggacttaatttcttttcccaagCATAATTTTGACAATGGACCACAGAGGAGATTACCAAGCTTCTTTGATGACAGGGTGATGTTTAAGTTcctttgggatttttattttctgtaattttaattgctttacTTCTGCTTAATATTCTGTCAGCCACTGTCAACTCCCTTTCTTGAAATCAGCGTACTTTCAGTACTTCCATGGAGTCAGAGGGACTGTGTTTTACTGTTTAGATAAACATACTTTTATGTTTAACCCTTGTCGCTTTCCACACTGTGGTCTTGGATTCAGTCTTTGCCTCAGCAGAGCCTAAACATGATTGCATCATGTAAGCTGTACTGGACTTTGTCTTTCTAACCAGCATTTGTAGATGCACAGAGTTCCTCGTATTCATGTTTTAAAACCCATCTGCTTCCTAGTACAGAGGGATTGATTTAAGTGAAAAACACTAAGAATTACTTAAACTCCCTTCCCTTACCCTGTCATTTGGGTACTCTGCCTAATATCCAGAATACAGACATAAATAAGTATCTTATGCAGGCTTTtacttttctcccttcctccctgttcCTCCATAGCTGTGACTGATGTTAGAAAACTGGAATGTCACTGCAACGGTTTGTTGTCGATCACTGTGGCAGAAGCCACAGGCTGGTTTTCTTGTTAATACCCTGCATACCAGCACATGCAAAATGTCAAGGCAGTACAGTTCTGTGCATGTTATCCCCTTATTAGTCAATTCTCTTACTGATTTTTAAGAATGCGTACAAGTGAACGTGAAATGTCAAGGTATTACAGCCCTTTGTAAGTCATGTTCTTATTCATGTATCACATAAATGTCCACATTTTCACAGTGTAACCAACCTTTCAGCACAATCCTGGAGCCTTTAGAGTGAGCATAGCACATGAGCTCAGGATCATACTTCCCAAAAGCTGCCACAGTTGTAATTTTTGACCAGTCGTAGGATTTCCAGGTTTCCTTTCCCACATCGAACACGAAGACCTGGAAACGGGTAGAAAGCACCGTCATGAGCTCCTAACACTTCTCAGCAGGACGACTAAATGCCTACTAACAAGGTACACGACTTGTCTTTCTGCAGACCAGCTTGCTGGAACAGCTTCCCAGCGCAGGGAGCAGTGGCCCAGCAGCCGGGCCGGCAATGGTGGGTATTTGCAGCAGCTGGGTGCAGTATTTAACCCTGCAAAGCCAAACGCCGACGCTTCCCTGTGAACCACATGCACCCATCCTTTTAAAACCGCTTCCGCGCTCCCGCAGACGACCAGGTAAGGCGGCGGCGCCGCGCGGTGCGTTCAACGCGCCGCTAACCGCGCCTCTCCCGGGCCGCCCTCCCCAGCCTCGCCGAGACGCGGGGGACCCCGAGCTGTCGGGGCCGCGCACCTCGAAGCCGCCGGTGCCCGTGACGGGGTGGCAGAGCCGCGGCTCCCGGCAGGGGCACGCACCGGCGGCGGAGCGGCCCAGCAGCGGCAGGAGGCCGAGCGCCACCAGCCACCGGCCCCACCGCCACCCCATGGCTCCGCTTCCGCCGCGGGCCCGCGGTGCCGGCGGGCGGGGCGCGCACGGAACCGTGCGGCCGAGGGGCGGAGTAAGCCCGCGGCGGCTCACGGGGTGGGGGCCGGGCAGCCGGCTCCGCGGCGTGGTGGCCAGGGGTGGCGCAACGTCCGCTGCCAGGGCGCTGCGCGGCCCAGGCTGGGTGCTCGTACAGAGAGGAGACATCTTCACTGACCCGTTTGTCAGACCAACGTTTTATTAAAGGCTCAAGCCCGGCGAAGGGTGTCCAGGTTTACTGTCACGATCTCTAGAAGAGCTAGAGGAGAGCGGTCTCCTGAAGAGGACAGGACCTTGTCCTCGCTGCCTAAACCAGCCGTGCCGCAGGGCCACAGCCGGTCCGGGCTCACACCGACCCCCAGAAGCGAGAGGAGCGTGTGGAGCGGGGCCTCAGGCCGGGCAGgactgctgctggcaggaaCACGCTGTATGAGCAGAAACCGTGCTCACGGCGTCCTCGGATTTCTGGTCTAGCCTCTTCTGCTCTTCCAGGCTGAGAGCGGAGTCTGTGAacgagaaaagaggaaaaagaagtcggggggggggggggggggggttggtttgtcCATTGAGGTACTTGTGTATGGCCAACCTTCAAGCTTCTTGCAGTCGGTCACGGTGGCTGTGCTGTGCGCTAGTACCCGTTCGGCACTCACCTGCTGGCACGCAGTGGAAGCCCACGGAGACGGGAACAGTCCTGGTTGCTGAACAGCCTTCTACGCAGTGTAGAACGGGCTCCGTGGAGAAGCATTTTGCTGCCGCCTTCTCAAATGCAACAGACTTGTCAATTTTGACAAATCTGCGCTGCAGCTTGCAAGCTATAAAACATGAATTCTCTTAAAGCACATACGTAATGTATAGAAGTTTATATAAATTACTTTCTGGACTTAATCTGGAGAGTTAGCAACAGCTAGGACCAAGGGATGAACCAACTTGATAGTAATATGATTGAAGTGAGTCAATTTTCTGTCAGTGGCTTAGGCTGTGAGAAAATCAGGCATGTGGGGCACAGTCCCATAGGCAGAGGCTTGCCAAATAAGATTTAGGTAGAACACAGGTGTCTGAATCCGACAAGACACATGTGAAAACTTTGTCTGACTGACACTCAACTTTACCCAGACGGTGACAGCACTTAATTTTGGGGCAGTAGTGGCTCCTAGACACCTGTATATCCACTTCTGCACTGTGCCTAGCATCACACCTTCTTTGCCATGGCTGAGTAGCTTAGTCCTTAAGCTTCTGTGATCCAAGCTTTCCTGAACCAGTCCCTCCAAGGAGCTTGATCTAAGAATATAGAATGTATTCCAAAAAGGCCACCATGTGCCCAGAGGACTGGGTTCCACATAAAATGCTGTGGACCCTAATGTTATCAAAATGTTCATGTTGGTTTTATATAGGAACTGGATGGGAAGAACAATCATTTGTGAGCTGAAGGTTTCAGACTAAGTTCACCTTCAGACTAAGGAAATAAATCAGGTATTTCCCACCTCAAACGCCCTGGAGTTTGATAGCCGGGGCcagatttttgtattttttatttttctgagaaaCTGAAAGTCTGGAAATAGCAGAATGGAAATAAAGTATGAAACTCTTAAAGATGTCATAAAATGTCTTCAGTCAAACTGCCTGCTTTTCATACTAATTTATCATTTTAGGGAGTTCTAAGTTTCTAATTTTATCTGGAACACACAAACTTCAGGTAACTACATAGTGCATAAGAAGTTGATATAAAAATGCAACAACAGCAGAACTTGCAGTGAACTACCAAACTCGGgaagaacagatttttcttttttagtctAT from Lathamus discolor isolate bLatDis1 chromosome 3, bLatDis1.hap1, whole genome shotgun sequence encodes the following:
- the CTBS gene encoding di-N-acetylchitobiase, whose translation is MGWRWGRWLVALGLLPLLGRSAAGACPCREPRLCHPVTGTGGFEVFVFDVGKETWKSYDWSKITTVAAFGKYDPELMCYAHSKGSRIVLKGDVPLQEIVDPAKRAVWISQQVDLAKKQYMDGINIDIEQEVNETSPEYYALTDLVKETTDAFHREIPGSQVTFDVAWSPACIDRRCYNYTGIADACDFLFVMSYDEQSQIWTDCIAKANAPYLQTLVGYEEYITMGIDPKKLVMGVPWYGYDYVCQNLSKDHVCSLSKVPFRGAPCSDAAGSQVPYRAIMKQVNSSFSGTLWDEVQKSPFYEYKDSLGRFHQVWYDDPRSISLKAAYAKNRGLRGIGMWNGNSLDYSREAVAEQQTEAMWQALTPEELSEPLI